Proteins found in one Geomonas subterranea genomic segment:
- a CDS encoding AAA family ATPase, with protein MDQKLIKSLLEAAAYPEPTAEVRLIETHVSYIFITDHFVYKVKKAVDFGFLDFTTLDRRRFYCGEEVRLNRRLCPEVYLGVVELRETPHGAGFTGGGKVIDYAVKMRRLPEERMLDRLLHEGGGGASDMVRIAKAVAAFHAGAARGPQIDACAAPGRIAGNWEQNFRQSAPFIGSTLQEGELAEIRQWVAAFLAANDSLFRERIAGGFIRECDGDLHSGNICLTDPVCIFDCIEFNDEFRYIDTAADLAFLLMDLEYAGRAPLARELLAAYCEASGDRGMAPLLHFYQAQRAFVRGKVTSLRLAQPGQSAQESAALHAAARRYFRLARGYTLRGRLTPTLILTCGLSGSGKSSLAGELSRELGLDLTRSDLVRKELAGIPSAGRAENGGYREGIYNDRMDRATYGALLDAAERTLSGGRGVVVDATFKRRADRELFRGLAARLGVPFMVVETRCPEAVVRERLERRRHDPAEVSDARWEQYQLQRGEFEFPEPGESLLLDSTLPVWDEADRVYAAMGLLT; from the coding sequence ATGGATCAAAAGCTTATAAAATCGTTACTTGAAGCAGCGGCCTACCCCGAGCCCACGGCAGAGGTGCGCCTGATCGAAACCCACGTCTCCTATATCTTCATCACCGACCACTTCGTATACAAGGTGAAAAAGGCCGTCGACTTCGGCTTTCTCGATTTCACCACCCTGGACCGGCGCCGCTTTTACTGCGGCGAGGAGGTGCGCCTGAACCGCCGCCTGTGCCCGGAGGTTTACCTGGGAGTCGTGGAGCTGCGCGAAACGCCGCATGGAGCCGGTTTCACAGGCGGCGGCAAGGTCATCGACTACGCCGTCAAGATGCGGCGCCTCCCCGAGGAGCGTATGCTGGACCGGCTCCTCCACGAGGGGGGGGGCGGCGCCTCCGACATGGTCCGCATCGCCAAGGCCGTGGCGGCCTTTCACGCCGGGGCGGCCCGCGGTCCGCAGATCGACGCCTGCGCGGCACCCGGCAGGATCGCCGGGAACTGGGAGCAGAACTTCCGCCAGAGCGCCCCGTTCATCGGCAGCACGCTGCAGGAGGGTGAACTGGCGGAAATCCGCCAATGGGTCGCCGCCTTCCTGGCCGCCAACGACTCCCTGTTTCGCGAACGCATCGCCGGCGGCTTCATCAGGGAGTGCGACGGCGACCTCCATTCCGGCAATATCTGCCTCACCGACCCGGTCTGCATCTTCGACTGCATCGAGTTCAACGACGAGTTCCGCTACATCGACACCGCCGCCGACCTCGCCTTCCTCCTCATGGACCTGGAGTACGCCGGGCGCGCCCCCCTGGCCCGGGAACTGCTGGCGGCCTACTGCGAGGCGAGCGGCGACCGGGGCATGGCGCCGCTGCTTCACTTCTACCAGGCGCAGCGCGCCTTCGTGCGCGGCAAGGTGACCAGCCTGCGTCTCGCCCAGCCGGGGCAGAGCGCGCAAGAGAGCGCGGCCCTTCACGCCGCCGCGAGGCGCTATTTCCGCCTGGCCCGCGGCTACACCCTCAGGGGGAGGCTCACCCCGACCCTCATCCTCACCTGCGGGCTGAGCGGCAGCGGCAAAAGCAGTCTGGCAGGCGAGCTGAGCCGCGAGCTGGGGCTCGACCTCACACGCTCCGACCTGGTTCGCAAGGAGCTGGCAGGGATACCGTCTGCCGGCCGCGCCGAAAACGGGGGGTACCGGGAAGGGATCTACAACGACCGGATGGACCGCGCCACCTACGGCGCGCTCCTCGACGCGGCGGAGCGTACGCTTTCCGGCGGCAGGGGGGTCGTGGTGGACGCGACGTTCAAGCGGCGCGCCGACCGGGAACTGTTCCGGGGGTTGGCAGCGCGGCTGGGGGTTCCCTTCATGGTCGTCGAGACGCGCTGTCCGGAAGCGGTCGTCCGCGAGCGTCTGGAGCGGCGCAGGCACGATCCCGCCGAGGTGTCCGACGCGCGGTGGGAACAGTACCAGCTTCAACGCGGGGAATTCGAGTTCCCCGAGCCGGGGGAATCCCTGCTCCTCGACAGCACGCTCCCGGTTTGGGACGAGGCGGACCGCGTATACGCAGCTATGGGGTTACTGACATGA